GGAAGGACAGAATGTGAAGCGCGGACAGGTGGTGGCGCTGGTCGAAAATACAGATGTGGTCAGTCTGCAACGCGAATATTTTTCTGCCAGCAAGGAGTGCGAACTGGCACTTACCGACCTGGAGCGACAGAAACTGCTGAACAAGGCCGGAGCTGGCGTCAAGAAGAATGCGCAGCAGGCAGCTAAGGAGTATCATGTGGCCCACGCCAACCTCATCGGCATCGGCAAGCAGCTTGCCCAGATGGGCATTTCTACCGCCGCCGTAGCCAGGGGCAAGTTTACCACAGCCTTCCCTTTGCGTGCTCCGATTGCGGGTACGGTTTCGCAGATTACAGCCAGCTTGGGCAGCTTTGCCGACATGCAGACTCCGCTCATGAAGATTCAGAACAACCAGGCGATAGAGTGCGATTTGAACATTTTCGAGAAAGATTTGCAGAAGGTAAAGCCGGGCGATAAGGTTTATCTCTCGCTTACCAATCAGCCGGGCATCAAGCTCGTCGGCCATGTCTATGGTTTAAACCAATACTTTAACGATAATTCGAAATCAGTTGCTGTTCATGTAAAAATAGATGCGCAGTCTCTTAAAACCAGCGGCGTTCACGGCTCAGCCCGACTCTTCGACGGAATGTACGTAAGCGGCAAGATAGCTACGGGCAGCCAGTCGTGCATCGCCCTTCCTTCCAAGGCCATCGTCAGTACCGACGGCAAGCAGTTTGTCTTCGCTCTGAACGGCAAGCCAGAGAAGGGCGAGTACAGTTTCTCCCGCCACGAGGTTATTACGGGCGTTTCGGATGGAGCTTATACCGAGGTAAAACTCTGCAAACATCTGAAGCAGGAGGGCAAGAAGATTGTGACAGAAAATGCATATTATCTGGCTTCGCTCACGGGCGAACATGCGGATGAGCATTAATATAAGGTGAGCTTTTCATCAATAAAGAGCTTTTTAAAGAAAAACAGATTATGTTTCAGAAACTGATTACTTACTCCATCCGCCACAAGCTGGTGGTGGGAGTTTTCACTATAGCCCTCGTCATCTGGGGCATCGTTTCGCTCATCCATCTTCCTTTCGATTCTACGCCGGATATTACCGACAATCAGGTGCAGGTTATCACCCAGGCGCCTTCGCTCGGAGCGCAGGAGGTGGAGCAATACGTAACTACTCCGGTAGAAATGGCGCTCGCCAACATCCCCGAACTCAAGGAGCGCAGAAGCATCTCGCGAAGCGGACTCTCGGTCATCACCCTCGTTTTTGATGATGATGCAGATATCTACTGGGCACGTTCGCAGGTGAGCCAGATGCTGACCCAGGTGGAGAAAGATTTGCCCAAAAATGTGGAAACCGAGATGGGACCGATTGCTACCGGACTGGGCGAGATTTACCATTATACCGTGCGCGCCGAGAAGGGCTACGAGCACAAATATTCGCTCACCCAGCTGCGAACCATCCAGGACTGGATTGTGAGAAAACAGCTCTCGGGAACCCCGGGCGTAACGGAAGTGAGCGGCTGGGGAGGCTATGTGAAGCAATATGAGGTGGCCATCAATACGGATAAGCTCAACGCCAGCAATCTGACTGTGAGCGAGGTGTTTGATGCGCTCGAAAAGAATAACGCCAACACGGGCGGAAGTTACATAGAGGAAAATTCCAACCAGTATTTCATCCGCGGCATAGGCGTGGTGAAGAGTCTGGAAGATGTGGCAAATATCGCCGTGAAGACCGTAAACGGCACTCCTATTAAGATAGGTGATGTGGCGAAGGTTCAGCTGGGTCATGCCACCCGTTTCGGAGCCGTTACCCGAAATGGCGAGGGCGAAGTGGTTGCCGGAATAGCCATCATGCTGAAGGGCGAAAACTTTCAGGAGGTTATCAGGAATGTGAAGCTGCGCATAGAGCAGATTCAGAAATCCCTGCCCGAAGGCGTGGTTATCGAGCCGTTTATCGACCGAACCAACCTGGTTGACCGAGTGGAGGGAACCATCGCCCGAAACCTGATTGAAGGCGGACTCATCGTCATCTTCGTGCTGGTTATTTTCCTGGGCAACTGGCGTGCCGGACTGGTTGTGGCGAGCGTCATTCCGCTCAGCATGCTCTTTGCTTTCGGCATGATGAAGACCTTCGGAATCGACGGCAATCTGATGTCGCTCGGAGCCATCGATTTCGGTATGATAGTCGATTCTGCCGTCATTATCGTAGAGGCTGTTGTGGCCCATCTGGGCGTGAAGAGTATTGAGCGGAAGGCGAGAAATTCTGCCGATACTCCCATCCGTTTTTCTCAGGCAGAGATGGATGAGGAGGTTCATGATTCCGCTTCGCGCATCCGCAAGAGTGCGGCATTTGGCGAAATCATCATCATGATAGTTTACATTCCGCTGATGACGCTTGTGGGCATCGAGGGCAAGATGTTCCGTCCGATGGCGCTTACCGTTTTCTTCGCCATCCTGGGTGCCTTCATCCTCTCGCTCACCTATGTTCCGATGGCGAGTGCGCTCTTCCTGAGCAAGAAGGGATATGTGCGTAAAACCTTTAGCGACAGAATGATAGAGAAACTTCAGGGCTGGTATCGACCGGTTCTGGAATGGGTCTTGGCGCGATATAAGGATGTGATTACCGGCGCCGTTTCGCTCTTCTGCATGAGCGCAGTAGCCTTCCATTTCCTGGGTGGCGAATTCATTCCGAGTCTGGAAGAGGGCGATTTTGCGGTAGAAATGAGCATGTCGCAGGGCACTTCGCTCTCGCAGATGGTAGAGAACTGCTCCAAGGCTGAAAAACTTCTGAAGGCTGAATATCCTGAAATCAAGCAGGTGGTGAGCCGCATAGGTAGCGCCGAGATTCCTACCGATCCGATGCCGGTAGAAAGGGCCGACATCATGGTGGCGCTCAAGCCGAAAGCTGAATGGACTTCGGCAGAAACTACCGCCGAACTGATGGAGAAGATGGAAGAAACCCTGAAGACGATTCCGGGCTTGAAGGCTGAGATTTCGCAGCCTATCCAGATGCGTAACAACGAGTTGCTTACGGGCATCAAGCAGGATGTAGCGGTTAAGATTTTTGGCGACAATCTCGATGTGCTTACCCAGCAGGCTGATAAGGTTTCAAGAATGATAAAGAATGTGCC
This Segatella copri DSM 18205 DNA region includes the following protein-coding sequences:
- a CDS encoding efflux RND transporter permease subunit yields the protein MFQKLITYSIRHKLVVGVFTIALVIWGIVSLIHLPFDSTPDITDNQVQVITQAPSLGAQEVEQYVTTPVEMALANIPELKERRSISRSGLSVITLVFDDDADIYWARSQVSQMLTQVEKDLPKNVETEMGPIATGLGEIYHYTVRAEKGYEHKYSLTQLRTIQDWIVRKQLSGTPGVTEVSGWGGYVKQYEVAINTDKLNASNLTVSEVFDALEKNNANTGGSYIEENSNQYFIRGIGVVKSLEDVANIAVKTVNGTPIKIGDVAKVQLGHATRFGAVTRNGEGEVVAGIAIMLKGENFQEVIRNVKLRIEQIQKSLPEGVVIEPFIDRTNLVDRVEGTIARNLIEGGLIVIFVLVIFLGNWRAGLVVASVIPLSMLFAFGMMKTFGIDGNLMSLGAIDFGMIVDSAVIIVEAVVAHLGVKSIERKARNSADTPIRFSQAEMDEEVHDSASRIRKSAAFGEIIIMIVYIPLMTLVGIEGKMFRPMALTVFFAILGAFILSLTYVPMASALFLSKKGYVRKTFSDRMIEKLQGWYRPVLEWVLARYKDVITGAVSLFCMSAVAFHFLGGEFIPSLEEGDFAVEMSMSQGTSLSQMVENCSKAEKLLKAEYPEIKQVVSRIGSAEIPTDPMPVERADIMVALKPKAEWTSAETTAELMEKMEETLKTIPGLKAEISQPIQMRNNELLTGIKQDVAVKIFGDNLDVLTQQADKVSRMIKNVPGVSGIFVEEVSGLPQIQVKYNHERMAAYGVTVDEINRILETTFAGARAGAVYEGDKKFDIVLRLDPKERNFQSLQSLRIPLAGGESIPLSQLADVVYEPAPAQVSHENGARRIYVGFNVKGRDVQSTVKDIQSILDEKLKLPEGYYYNYGGEFQNLQSATQRLIIVVPVALIIILLLLYATVKNLRESLFVFSAIPLAAIGGVWALWLRGMPFSISAGVGFIALFGVAVLNGIVLIGQMHQMQKQAAVVPEENGASLAAVIQKRIIDSCMIRLRPVLMTALVASMGFLPMALSHGDGAEVQRPLATVVIGGLITSTLLTLLVLPAIYKMFTKK
- a CDS encoding efflux RND transporter periplasmic adaptor subunit, whose translation is MKRILVVAVAAIFAWCGFTFFSNHAGAEAHDAEHGHEHENEEVDFDNIPLSQKQVDAVDLKMGEAVDRVMDATIAANGQLVLRAQNKGDVASLMGGVVKAIYVKEGQNVKRGQVVALVENTDVVSLQREYFSASKECELALTDLERQKLLNKAGAGVKKNAQQAAKEYHVAHANLIGIGKQLAQMGISTAAVARGKFTTAFPLRAPIAGTVSQITASLGSFADMQTPLMKIQNNQAIECDLNIFEKDLQKVKPGDKVYLSLTNQPGIKLVGHVYGLNQYFNDNSKSVAVHVKIDAQSLKTSGVHGSARLFDGMYVSGKIATGSQSCIALPSKAIVSTDGKQFVFALNGKPEKGEYSFSRHEVITGVSDGAYTEVKLCKHLKQEGKKIVTENAYYLASLTGEHADEH